The region CACATCTCTGTAAGCTTGTTACTTTTAAAATTTATTTATGTTTATATTCTTACATCTCTTTCACCATTTTCAAGCCTCTTTAAGTTATGCATTATAAGATCATACATCTTATCACCTTTAAATTTATTAACATGCTCACGAATTACTTTTTCTCCAACTTTCCTTGTATCTTCTGAAGCATAATCTAATAGATATTCTTTAAAGGTAAAAATAGCATTAGGTATACAGAAATTATGTACAAATTTTGTTTTAGCATAACTCATAAAATTTTCTCCAGTTCTTCCTGCACGATAACATGCTGTACAGAAAGAAGGAATACTTTCCATAGAACAAGTTTCTTTCACAACATCATCAAGGCTTCTTGTATCACCAAGTGAAAATTGTTCCTTATCGGGTATTTGATTTCCGAAAGACTTACCGTATCCACCTACTCCGATTCTTGAACCTGCATCAATTTGAGATACACCAAGAGGAAGCACTTCACGTCTTACTTCAGGCCTTTCCCTTGCTGTCATTATCATTCCTGTATAAGGTACAGATAATCTTAATATAGCAACAAGTTTCTTAAAATCTTCATCACTTACACAATATTTTGGCCTCTCTGAATATGGTGTTCCTGTTGCTGGAGTTATACGAGGAAAAGATATAGTGTGAGGTCCTATCCCATTGTACTTCTTTTCAAGATGAATTGTATGATATAAAAGTCCCATTACTTCAAAACGCCAATCATAAAGTCCAAATAATGCTCCTATTGCAACATCATCTATTCCTGCATCTAAAGCTCTATCCTGCGCATATAAACGCCATCTGTAATTTCCTTTTATTGTATTAGCCGGATGCAGAGTTTTATAAGTTTCATGATGATATGTTTCCTGAAACACCTGAAAAGTTCCTATTCCAACTTTTTTAAATTTAGCAAGCTCTTCACGTGCAAGAGGTGCACAATTAATATTAGCTCTCCTTATTTCACCATTTTTTGTTTTTATACTGTAGACTTTTTTTACAGTTTCACACATAAAATCTATATTTGTCTTCGGTGATTCACCATAAACTAAAACAGTCCTTTTTTGTCCCTCATTTATCATTATTTTTACTTCTCGCTCAAGTTCACCCATAGTTAAAGTTTTTCTAACCATTTCATTATTACTACTTCTAAATCCACAATATTTACAATTATTAGAGCACTCATCACTTATATAAAGCGGAGCAAAGAAAACTATTCTATCACCATAAACTTCTCTTTTAAGTTTATGTGCAAGTTCGTACATTTCATTAATAGTTTCTGTATCTGTATTTTGAATAAGTATGGCAGTTTCTTCTGGCTCTAATCTTATTCTAGTTTCAGCTTTTTTTAATACCTCTCTTACCTCTTCTTTACTTGGATTTTCATGTTTGTTAATCTGAGCCCATATTTTATCATCGTCTATAAAGTCATTATCCATTTTGTCATACTCTTCAAAATCCTTCTTGTATTTTTCCAAAAAATTCATTTTGCAACATCCTTTCAATACAAAAAACTCTCTTTGAATATGCAAAAGCATTTCCAAAAAGAGTTCTATTATTTATTATATAAAATCATCCCAAATTAGTATAGAATGAGCTGATTTTTCAACAAATTTGAATTCTCTTTTACCTCAGAAATATCTTTAGCATTAGATTATTCCTTATTAATTTTATTACATATAAATTATTCATTTTTTCATAAAGCCTTGCAAACAATATATTCGCTTTAATGAAAAAGAACTTCACTTTCTATTTTTTATAATTATGTCATTGATTTTTAATTTTTTTAAGCAATGTACCATAAAAAGCATTTTAGCAGAAGCTGCACTTTCAATAGCCTCACCATTTTTATTTTTCATATCTTCAAGTTGTATAATTTTGTTTTCAGCTTTTACAGCTAAAACTTCAACTGTATCTCCATTACAAACTTTATTTCTCTGTTCTATAGTTGCAATATGCGTTTCTTTATCATAATTTTTTACAACACCTACAATATCGTAATTGCGTATATACGATGAATTTTCATAAATTTGTCTTACATCTTCATCAAAATAGAATCCAGTTGTAAATGGTCTATGGCTTGGCTTTGTAAGATTTTCCATCCACTTAGGGTCAAATTTATAATTCTTAGGATTTTCTACGTATTTATCAATAGCTTCCCTATATGCTTTCACTACGGATGCAACATAATAAGAACTTTTCATTCTTCCTTCAATTTTAAGGGAATTTATGCCCGCTTCAATAAGTTCTGGAATATGCTCTATCATACATAAATCCTTTGAATTCATTAAATTGACACCATCATCAGTAGCTTTAACATATTCTCCTTGATTTTTTTCTTCAAACAAATTGTATTTATATCTACAAGGTTGCGCACAGAGCCCTTTATTAGAATCCCTCCCAGTTAAATAATTTGACAGTAAACATTTACCTGAATATGCCATACACATAGAACCATGTACAAATGCCTCTACATCACAAGTTTCTGGAAGTTTTCTTCTCAAAGTTTTTAAATCTTCAAGGCTCATTTCTCTTGCTGCAACTACTCTTTTAACTCCAATTTTGTGCCAGAATAAAGCTGCTTTATAGTTTAAAAGACTAGCCTGTGTACTTAAATGTATTTCAAGCTTTGGAGTAACTTCTCTTGCTATGCTAATTACCCCTGGATCAGCAATTAATGCAGCATCAACTCCAATATCATATAATTGTCTAAGATATTCATCCATACCTACTAAATCTTCATTATGAGGAATTATATTTACAGTAACATGTACTTTTTTCTCTCTTGAATGCGCAAACTCCACTCCTTCTTTTAATTCTTCAAAGGTAAAATTATCTGACGATGCTCTTAAATTAAATTTATTTCCTCCAAGATATACTGCATCAGCACCGAAATTAATAGCTGTTTTAAGTTTTTCTAGATTTCCCGCTGGTGCTAAAAGTTCTGGTTTTTGCATCCCTTAGTCCTCCCTGCACCCAAAAATATCCATATATTACTTCCATTTCAATATTGTAAAATTCATAATTAAGTGTCTATAATTTTTCTTTATTACATATGTATCGAATTCCATTAAGTTGCTTTTTTAAAGAATACTTAACTGTATCATTATCTTCCGACTCTATTCCGCTATATTCCAGTGTAACTATCTTTGGATTTGCATAATTTAAAACCCATTCTAATAAATTGTAATCTTCATTTTTCATTGCTTCATGTGTATCTGATGGAAAACCATCCTTATCATATCCAGAACCATTTACATGAATCTCCATAGCACGGTTGAGTGGTAACTCTTTAACGTAATCATGAATATTCCAACCATGATACTCCGCAGTAATCTTTGCATGAGTTAAATCAAGCAAAAATAATACATCATTATCTATAACCAATCGACTAATTTGCTCTGGCATAACATAAGGATAATGATCAATTGTTATTTGATGTTCTTTAGGTGAATCAGGAATATTTTCAAGTAATAATGGTACTTCTAAATTATTTTTAAAAATCCGAATCTGCTTAGACATATGTTCATATATATCTTCATCTGTCATACCTTTATACATATCCGAATTTTTTATTGCAAGATGAACACCATAATGTGGCGAACCACACTTTTTTATAAGATTATTTGCAAAATTAAAATCTATATTTTCTATGTTCCTCATTCCTGTACGTTCAAAATATCCTAGACCATGCAATAGAATTGGCCTCATTGAACGCATATTTGAAAACTGTTCATTAAAATTTCCATATGCACCAGACTTAATGTAATCTACATTAATATAATCTTTTTCTATAAGAAACTTCAAAGCTTTTGACCAATTACATGCAATATACAACTTTTAAACACAACTCCTATCAAATCTAAATAAAAATATATTCTACATTTACTTATAATCCTCTGTAAACTTAATAATCCTCTTAATTCCCTCTTTAATACTATCCATGGAAGCAGCATAAGAAATCCTAATATAATTGCTGACTCCAAACCCGTCCCCTGGAATAACTGCTATCTTCCCCTTTTTCAAAAGTAATTTGCAAAAATCTATAGAATTATTAATTACTTGTCCATCTATTACCTTGCCAAGCATTCTTGATATATTAATCATGATATAAAATGCTCCTTGTGGCTTTTTGCACGAAAGCATATCAGTATCATTTACTTTTTCAACTATATAATCTCGTCTTTTTTTAAACTCATCAACCATTATCTTTACAGAAGCTTGATCTCCATTTAATGCCTCTAATGCTGCATATTGTGCTATTGAATTAGGATTAGACGTAGTATGACTTTGTATATTTGACATTAATTTAATTACTTTTTCATTTCCTACAACATATCCTATCCTCCATCCAGTCATGGAATATGTCTTTGAAACTCCGTGTATTATTATAGTTCTGTCATATGCGTCGCTGCTAATACTAGCTATGCTAATATACTTGTCATTTTCATAATTAAACTTTTCATATATTTCATCAGATATTATTATTAAATCATGCGCCTTTGCAAAATCTGCTATCATAACTAATTCATCTTTTGTATAAACTGCTCCTGTTGGATTATTAGGATTATTTATTAAAATTGCTTTTGTCTTTTTAGTTAATACACTTTCCAATATACACCTAGTATATTTAAAATTGTTTTCCTCAGTTCCAAACACAAACACAGGAACACCATCTGTAAGTTTGATTAGCTCTGGATAACTCACCCAATATGGTTTAGGTACAATAACTTCATCTCCTGGATTTAAAATAGCCTGAAAAACATTCCATATGCACTGTTTTGCTCCAGTTGATATTATGATTTGAGAATTAGAATATGTTAAATTATTATCCCTTTTAAATTTTTCTGCTACAGCTGTTTTCAATTCCTCTATACCAGAAGCCGCTGTGTATTTTGTAAAACCATCATTAATTGCATTTATAGCTGCATTTTTAATATTTTGTGGTGTATTAAAATCTGGTTCTCCAGCCCCTAAAATTATAATGTCATCACCATCTTTTTTCATTTGTTTTGCTCTAGCTGTAATTTCTAAAGTAATGGAGGGTGAAATTTGTTCGGATTTTTTAGAAAATATCATATGAAAATACCCCCTTTTAATACTTCCTGTTTTTTCACTTTTTAGGTTGCTATACATTTATGTTATTATAGTGTATTCTATATATCAACAAATAAAATTGCAATCTGTGATAGCACAGTTTTTACGGAGGTCATCATTTTGTTGAAATACGAAGAAATTATAAAATATATTAAAAACAGCATAAAGACAGAAAATTTAAATCATCCGAAAAAATTGCCTTCGATAAGGTCTACTCAAGAATTGTTTCATTGCAGT is a window of Clostridium pasteurianum DNA encoding:
- the hydG gene encoding [FeFe] hydrogenase H-cluster radical SAM maturase HydG, with the translated sequence MNFLEKYKKDFEEYDKMDNDFIDDDKIWAQINKHENPSKEEVREVLKKAETRIRLEPEETAILIQNTDTETINEMYELAHKLKREVYGDRIVFFAPLYISDECSNNCKYCGFRSSNNEMVRKTLTMGELEREVKIMINEGQKRTVLVYGESPKTNIDFMCETVKKVYSIKTKNGEIRRANINCAPLAREELAKFKKVGIGTFQVFQETYHHETYKTLHPANTIKGNYRWRLYAQDRALDAGIDDVAIGALFGLYDWRFEVMGLLYHTIHLEKKYNGIGPHTISFPRITPATGTPYSERPKYCVSDEDFKKLVAILRLSVPYTGMIMTARERPEVRREVLPLGVSQIDAGSRIGVGGYGKSFGNQIPDKEQFSLGDTRSLDDVVKETCSMESIPSFCTACYRAGRTGENFMSYAKTKFVHNFCIPNAIFTFKEYLLDYASEDTRKVGEKVIREHVNKFKGDKMYDLIMHNLKRLENGERDVRI
- a CDS encoding peptidase U32 family protein; the protein is MQKPELLAPAGNLEKLKTAINFGADAVYLGGNKFNLRASSDNFTFEELKEGVEFAHSREKKVHVTVNIIPHNEDLVGMDEYLRQLYDIGVDAALIADPGVISIAREVTPKLEIHLSTQASLLNYKAALFWHKIGVKRVVAAREMSLEDLKTLRRKLPETCDVEAFVHGSMCMAYSGKCLLSNYLTGRDSNKGLCAQPCRYKYNLFEEKNQGEYVKATDDGVNLMNSKDLCMIEHIPELIEAGINSLKIEGRMKSSYYVASVVKAYREAIDKYVENPKNYKFDPKWMENLTKPSHRPFTTGFYFDEDVRQIYENSSYIRNYDIVGVVKNYDKETHIATIEQRNKVCNGDTVEVLAVKAENKIIQLEDMKNKNGEAIESAASAKMLFMVHCLKKLKINDIIIKNRK
- a CDS encoding multinuclear nonheme iron-dependent oxidase; protein product: MKFLIEKDYINVDYIKSGAYGNFNEQFSNMRSMRPILLHGLGYFERTGMRNIENIDFNFANNLIKKCGSPHYGVHLAIKNSDMYKGMTDEDIYEHMSKQIRIFKNNLEVPLLLENIPDSPKEHQITIDHYPYVMPEQISRLVIDNDVLFLLDLTHAKITAEYHGWNIHDYVKELPLNRAMEIHVNGSGYDKDGFPSDTHEAMKNEDYNLLEWVLNYANPKIVTLEYSGIESEDNDTVKYSLKKQLNGIRYICNKEKL
- a CDS encoding pyridoxal phosphate-dependent aminotransferase — translated: MIFSKKSEQISPSITLEITARAKQMKKDGDDIIILGAGEPDFNTPQNIKNAAINAINDGFTKYTAASGIEELKTAVAEKFKRDNNLTYSNSQIIISTGAKQCIWNVFQAILNPGDEVIVPKPYWVSYPELIKLTDGVPVFVFGTEENNFKYTRCILESVLTKKTKAILINNPNNPTGAVYTKDELVMIADFAKAHDLIIISDEIYEKFNYENDKYISIASISSDAYDRTIIIHGVSKTYSMTGWRIGYVVGNEKVIKLMSNIQSHTTSNPNSIAQYAALEALNGDQASVKIMVDEFKKRRDYIVEKVNDTDMLSCKKPQGAFYIMINISRMLGKVIDGQVINNSIDFCKLLLKKGKIAVIPGDGFGVSNYIRISYAASMDSIKEGIKRIIKFTEDYK